A single window of Lutzomyia longipalpis isolate SR_M1_2022 chromosome 1, ASM2433408v1 DNA harbors:
- the LOC129787157 gene encoding uncharacterized protein LOC129787157, with the protein MSGKFVVIILCFLRIVLCDQQAQEQQQTDSYLNALHESHATGAGVRSPRDDLSPGYDSGPKPIYGPPTSYGPSAPVYGPPTAYGPPTGFYRAGPPKYYAAVHHRTPTDWLLDKLHFKLDLVTIGKIILKLIIFKKIVKFIAILCLLLFLPKLNMMGSSSTDHNNHHDHDYDISVFRKFNVDESKNARINELTSFVLSSIDAFTRKEVKCPENSGEMSCRLNRMLTIIDSKYPLKRIFRYYKPPGHAEEELPPQNTPEMVEEGSGTDN; encoded by the exons ATGAGTGGAAAATTCGTGGTGATTATCCTCTGTTTTCTGAGGATTGTGCTCTGTGATCAACAAGCTCAGGAGCAACAGCAAACAGATTCCTATCTCAATGCTCTCCATGAATCTCATGCCACAGGAGCTG GTGTTCGATCACCGAGAGACGACCTAAGTCCAGGATATGATTCTGGACCCAAACCAATTTATGGTCCACCAACATCCTACGGCCCTTCAGCTCCTGTCTATGGACCACCCACTGCCTACGGACCCCCTACGGGATTCTATCGCGCTGGACCGCCGAAATACTACGCTGCTGTGCATCATCGAACACCTACGGATTGGCTACTGGATAAGCTTCACTTCAAGCTAGATCTCGTGACGATCGGGAAGATCATCCTCAAGTTGATCATTTTCAAGAAGATCGTCAAATTCATCGCCATTCTGTGCCTTTTACTCTTCCTGCCCAAGCTCAACATGATGGGATCATCATCTACGGATCACAACAACCATCACGATCACGATTACGACATTAGCGTCTTTCGGAAATTCAATGTGGACG AGTCCAAAAATGCCAGGATAAATGAGCTCACATCCTTCGTCCTCTCATCAATAGACGCCTTCACGCGGAAGGAGGTGAAATGCCCCGAAAATAGCGGCGAAATGTCCTGCCGTCTCAACAGGATGCTCACAATAATCGACTCAAAGTACCCgctaaagagaatttttcgcTACTACAAGCCCCCGGGTCATGCTGAAGAAGAACTTCCGCCCCAGAATACCCCAGAGATGGTTGAGGAAGGCAGTGGGACAGACAATTAG
- the LOC129787156 gene encoding uncharacterized protein LOC129787156 translates to MAMSITPSDPKTLFDIPVEVMEKHVAKYLYWEDLMEFRECSRSSRDLADQMLEKLDRLFVYNYHDPAAGYHFLFRKVKGLKLIALGGLDWLTDNLLAKLLMNNPSVEVFSISNCHAISPKGILPLATHCKKLRHMILCNVQVGDNFLHTFSLHNKGLETLDLSENKDISPRWLDRFIGKQPQLRNIMLDSLWFTSIRQTLNTIARTGNNVEYLSFIGCPNIKDEDVMHLANVLPKIRAINVKVEEVDEEEDVADDFMLTEKSIEYLKSRGLGHGKTDEIQTIEDVLQEPKKAFLATYSYS, encoded by the exons ATGGCAATGAGTATCACCCCATCTGACCCCAAAACCCTCTTTGATATCCCCGTGGAAGTGATGGAGAAGCACGTTGCAAAGTACCTGTACTGGGAAGATTTGATGGAGTTCCGGGAGTGCTCCCGAAGCAGCAGAGATCTTGCGGACCAGATGCTCGAGAAGCTTGATCGGCTCTTTGTTTACAACTACCATGATCCAGCTGCTGGGTATCATTTCCTCTTCCGGAAGGTCAAAGGACTCAAACTGATTGCCTTGGGTGGTCTCGATTGGCTCACTGATAATTTACTGGCGAAGCTTCTCATGAACAATCCCTCAGTGGAGGTGTTCTCTATTTCAAACTGCCACGCAATCAGCCCGAAAGGGATTCTCCCTCTTGCCACACACTGCAAGAAGCTACGTCACATGATCCTTTGCAATGTGCAGGTTGGCGACAACTTCCTGCACACATTCAGTCTACACAACAAGGGGCTTGAGACGCTGGATTTGTCGGAGAACAAAGATATCTCACCTCGTTGGCTGGACAGATTCATCGGGAAGCAACCACAACTGCGAAACATCATGCTGGACAGTTTGTGGTTTACATCCATTCGTCAAACTCTCAATACCATTGCCAGGACAGGCAACAACGTGGAGTACTTGAGCTTCATTGGCTGCCCCAACATAAAGGATGAAGACGTTAT GCATTTGGCTAATGTTTTGCCAAAAATCCGTGCGATTAACGTTAAGGTTGAAGAagttgatgaagaagaagatgtCGCAGATGATTTTATGCTAACAGAAAAGTCCATTGAGTACTTGAAGAGCCGTGGACTTGGACACGGCAAGACTGATGAAATCCAGACCATTGAAGATGTGCTGCAGGAGCCAAAGAAGGCTTTTCTTGCCACATATTCTTACTCTTAA
- the LOC129787149 gene encoding zinc finger protein 91-like isoform X1 has protein sequence MAENHRVFTEYTIPQIPFCRLCLHKLGLLRKVTPEDEISFLMDKHLGLSIHEASYLVCEECCRQLTSFGYFYTKVQETIDSFLADVQQNARVLYETSSENLKSENDLEDFISISQIKLEHDNDNDEEEEPLRGPEEPEELLHPQDVGRKEDVVRRKSTRLRRTNRRYIPDQTTSQKVVGTKRKSKETLENHPKKPRNSSQNTSKQFSIQNSYAWPSNLNRKDFPEKIYKNGRYLLHKKDTVELISKFYDLQCKICKKHYRNVTSFQKHNSTVHKKTKPLFCSCSMEVKNRKEAYVHMVQHIQPDALRCDTCGLLESNMYRLKTHKTIHLPKIYKCDKCPSAFETKKKLQTHKTQLCKNLKQKTKIRFSCHYCGKCFSTKNTVYQHMISIHFKKLNYKCTECGKQFLNKAKLKWHQKKEGHGLLHCTECAFTAIKEKDMWLHTTKKHPNKMST, from the exons ATGGCAGAAAATCATCGAGTATTTACGGAGTACACAATTCCCCAGATACCCTTCTGCCGGCTTTGTCTGCATAAGTTGGGGCTATTGAGAAAAGTAACGCCGGAAGATGAGATAAGTTTTCTCATGGATAAGCACCTCGGGCTATCG ATCCACGAAGCAAGCTACTTAGTTTGTGAGGAGTGTTGCAGGCAGCTCACTTCCTTTGGCTATTTCTATACAAAA gTCCAAGAAACAATTGACAGCTTCCTGGCTGATGTGCAGCAGAATGCAAGAGTCCTCTACGAGACATCTTCGGAAAACTTAAAATCTGAAAACGATTTAGAAGATTTCATAAGTATTTCCCAGATTAAACTCGAGCATGATAATGACAATGACGAAGAGGAAGAGCCATTGAGGGGACCTGAAGAACCAGAAGAACTTCTTCATCCGCAAGACGTTGGCAGGAAAGAGGATGTGGTGAGGAGGAAATCAACAAGATTGCGCAGAACGAACCGCAGGTATATTCCTGACCAAACCACCTCTCAGAAGGTGGTTGGAACCAAGCGAAAATCCAAGGAGACGTTGGAGAATCATCCAAAAAAGCCCCGGAACAGTTCCCAGAATACATCGAAGCAGTTTTCCATACAAAACTCATATGCTTGGCCATCAAATCTAAATCGCAAGGACTTCCcagagaaaatttacaagaatGGTCGttatttattgcataaaaagGACACCGTAGAGCtcatttctaaattttatgaCCTCCAGTGCAAGATCTGTAAGAAACATTATAGAAACGTGACTTCATTCCAGAAGCACAATAGCACAGTACACAAGAAGACAAAACCCCTGTTTTGCAGCTGCTCTATGGAAGTGAAGAACAGAAAAGAAGCATACGTGCACATGGTACAACACATTCAGCCGGATGCTCTAAGGTGTGATACTTGTGGCCTTTTGGAATCAAATATGTACAGACTTAAGACTCATAAAACTATTCATCTTCCAAAAATCTACAAATGTGACAAATGTCCCTCTGCGTTTGaaactaagaaaaaacttcAGACACATAAGACTcaactttgcaaaaatttgaaaCAGAAAACCAAAATCCGATTTTCTTGCCACTACTGTGGAAAATGCTTCTCCACAAAAAACACTGTATATCAACATATGATCAGCatacattttaaaaagttaaattacAAGTGCACAGAATGTGGAAAACAATTTCTTAACAAGGCAAAACTTAAATGGCATCAGAAAAAAGAAGGTCATGGCCTTCTGCACTGCACAGAGTGTGCATTTACAGCGATCAAGGAAAAGGATATGTGGCTCCATACTACGAAAAAGCATCCCAACAAAATGAGTACGTAG
- the LOC129787151 gene encoding 4-hydroxybenzoate polyprenyltransferase, mitochondrial: MLRSFIAGRQILSCGRGLFFGPATKFSVKTSSWGFVSARILSTKPNLCSCQQQNDLQKTTKLPDGFWKEVKTKVTPYAQLMRIDRPIGSWLLFWPCAWSIGLAAAPGCWPDPVILGLFGAGAFIMRGAGCTINDMWDRDIDAKVERTKGRPLVSGQLTQTDALALLAAQLGVGCAILLNLNWYSVVLGASSLGLVVLYPLAKRVTHWPQLVLGMTFNWGALMGWSAIQGTVNWSACLPLYAAGICWTIMYDTIYAHQDKVDDALLGIKSTALRFGENTKTWLTGFAIAMTSGLTTCGLVCHQTWPYFASVALVSAHVAHQISTLNINNPQDCARKFISNHQVGFLLFLGILLGTLLQGPEKKQLPKAQIIHEKQLVMQ; encoded by the exons ATGCTGCGAAGTTTCATTGCGGGTAGGCAAATTCTGAGCTGTGGAAGAGGGCTATTTTTTGGTCCTGCTACGAAGTTTTCCGTGAAAACTTCATCTTGGGGCTTTGTCTCAGCTCGTATTCTGAGCACTAAGCCCAATCTCTGCAGCTGTCAACAACAGAATGATCTGCAAAAGACCACAAAACTTCCGGATGGATTTTGGAAAGAAGTCAAAACGAAGGTGACACCATATGCTCAGCTGATGAGGATAGATCGACCAATAG GTTCTTGGTTACTTTTCTGGCCCTGTGCATGGAGTATTGGTCTCGCAGCAGCTCCAGGATGTTGGCCAGACCCAGTGATTCTTGGGCTTTTCGGTGCAGGGGCGTTTATAATGCGTGGTGCGGGGTGCACGATAAATGACATGTGGGATAGGGATATTGATGCCAAAGTTGAGAGGACAAAGGGACGGCCACTTGTGAGTGGACAACTCACACAGACTGACGCTCTGGCTCTTCTGGCCGCTCAACTGGGTGTTGGCTGTGCAATTTTGCTAAACCTCAATTGGTATTCGGTTGTTCTGGGCGCCAGTTCCCTCGGCCTGGTGGTACTCTATCCTTTGGCGAAGCGTGTCACGCACTGGCCACAGTTGGTGTTGGGAATGACCTTCAATTGGGGCGCTCTGATGGGTTGGAGCGCTATTCAAGGAACTGTAAACTGGTCAGCATGCCTCCCTCTGTATGCAGCTGGGATTTGCTGGACCATCATGTACGACACCATCTATGCGCATCAGGATAAAGTGGATGATGCCCTGCTCGGGATTAAGTCAACCGCCCTTCGCTTTGGTGAAAATACCAAGACGTGGCTCACTGGCTTTGCCATCGCCATGACATCCGGGCTGACCACCTGTGGCCTTGTGTGCCACCAAACATGGCCATACTTTGCATCCGTTGCTCTAGTCTCAGCTCACGTGGCGCACCAAATCTCCACGCTGAACATCAACAACCCTCAGGATTGTGCCAGGAAGTTCATTTCGAACCATCAAGTGGGCTTCCTGCTCTTCCTCGGCATTCTCCTTGGGACTCTACTGCAGGGTCCCGAAAAGAAGCAACTACCAAAGGCGCAGATTATTCATGAGAAGCAGCTGGTGATGCAGTGA
- the LOC129787125 gene encoding transcription factor grauzone-like gives MDVMNCKESSDGSFCRLCFTREGIFRRIHNSADVEGLNSSSIIPQLVEKHLHVEIYEVSYQVCEECCQQLYTFGEFYTKIHEQIDKFLSELQQNVENVKSEYPENCVQENPLDSSNNFDGIDRNSGESDEDTKASFTIEKQEDLPSIPSLEAVAIKKEEPSPQKRPIRSCRTKKNHPSDSSEVKKSTKKEKKRKMSTVAALVKEDPECQPQSLRKSQKSHKKTNEFIEFDFREDDSDSDENSDETGWEECPGGGPINLDKFPNPIIENGLLRVKGKELMGLINKFYSLECNVCEKTKFQTLRDLIEHYNDVHKEKGYVMCCSSKFKTYPAIIMHMARHIQPDAFKCNVCGYMVTRPRFLENHKKTHLPEEEKPFACDHCPRRFCWKTAYQVHQLTHQEKEERKQFVCHICGHSYNTPGGLCTHKKRVHTDSKTEPHVCHICAKKFATRTGLNEHMSTIHQPRERGQLQCQECGKWLMNSRCLKSHMILHSSAIFSCTICDYTTKKKSLLRRHNLTQHSDEKPFVCTICSRAFKLKRALTVHMAQHESTKQYKCNFCERVFNSSTNFYTHRKAAHPEELNALKQAKLEEQRQKRIAAGVEDANPMISDDEAAQGNSLVILPMSPIEHPVDFSTYNQQVHETYHIVDHEGTITAIIQENLASDSMM, from the exons ATGGACGTAATGAATTGTAAAGAATCTTCTGATGGATCATTTTGTCGTCTTTGCTTCACAAGAGAAGGAATCTTCCGGAGAATCCACAACAGCGCTGATGTTGAAGGATTGaacagcagcagcatcatCCCACAGCTTGTGGAGAAGCATCTACATGTTGAG ATCTACGAGGTTAGCTACCAAGTTTGTGAGGAATGTTGCCAGCAACTTTACACCTTTGGAGAATTTTACACAAAa aTTCATGaacaaattgataaattcttgTCAGAACTACAGCAGAATGTTGAGAATGTAAAGTCTGAATATCCGGAAAACTGTGTCCAAGAGAATCCTCTTGATTCCTCCAACAACTTCGATGGAATTGATAGAAATTCCGGAGAATCTGATGAGGACACCAAAGCATCTTTTACAATTGAAAAGCAAGAAGATTTACCTTCCATTCCTTCATTAGAAGCCGTTGCCATCAAAAAAGAAGAACCATCTCCACAAAAAAGACCAATTAGATCGTGTAgaacaaaaaagaatcatcCGAGTGATTCCTCAGAGGTGAAAAAATCCacgaagaaggaaaagaagagaaaaatgtccACTGTAGCTGCTCTTGTGAAGGAAGATCCCGAATGTCAGCCACAGAGTCTCCGAAAGAGTCAGAAAAGTCACAAAAAGACAAATGagtttattgaatttgatttcCGGGAGGATGATAGTGATTCAGACGAGAATTCCGATGAAACTGGTTGGGAGGAATGCCCCGGAGGTGGACCCATTAATTTGGATAAATTCCCCAATCCAATCATCGAGAATGGTCTGCTCAGGGTTAAGGGGAAGGAATTGATGGGacttattaataaattctacagCCTGGAGTGTAATGTCTGTGAAAAGACCAAATTCCAGACTCTGCGGGATCTCATTGAGCACTACAATGATGTGCACAAGGAAAAGGGCTACGTTATGTGTTGTTCGTCGAAGTTTAAGACCTACCCGGCAATCATTATGCACATGGCCCGACATATTCAACCGGATGCCTTCAAGTGCAACGTCTGTGGGTACATGGTGACTCGACCACGCTTCCTGGAGAACCACAAAAAGACTCATCTACCCGAGGAGGAGAAACCCTTTGCGTGTGATCATTGCCCACGGAGATTTTGCTGGAAGACTGCCTACCAGGTGCACCAGTTGACGCATCAGGAGAAAGAGGAACGAAAGCAATTTGTCTGCCACATCTGTGGGCATTCTTACAATACTCCCGGAGGTCTCTGTACGCACAAGAAGCGCGTCCACACGGACAGCAAGACCGAACCCCATGTTTGTCACATTTGCGCCAAGAAGTTCGCCACGAGGACAGGGTTGAATGAGCACATGTCTACGATCCATCAACCACGGGAGCGGGGTCAGTTGCAGTGTCAGGAATGTGGGAAGTGGTTGATGAACAGTCGCTGCCTCAAGTCTCACATGATTCTTCACAGCTCTGCCATCTTCAGCTGCACCATCTGTGACTAcacaacaaagaaaaaatccctgcTGCGTCGTCACAACCTGACTCAGCATTCGGATGAAAAGCCCTTTGTTTGCACCATCTGCAGCAGAGCTTTTAAGCTCAAACGCGCCCTCACGGTGCACATGGCCCAACATGAGAGCACAAAGCAGTACAAATGCAACTTTTGCGAACGCGTCTTCAACAGTTCCACGAATTTCTACACCCACCGGAAGGCAGCCCATCCGGAAGAGCTGAATGCGCTGAAACAAGCAAAACTAGAGGAGCAGCGACAGAAACGAATTGCAGCCGGAGTGGAAGATGCAAATCCCATGATTTCCGACGATGAAGCAGCACAGGGGAATTCTCTTGTAATCCTTCCCATGTCTCCCATTGAGCATCCCGTGGATTTTAGCACCTACAACCAGCAAGTCCATGAAACCTACCACATTGTTGATCATGAAGGAACCATCACAGcaataattcaagaaaatctcgCATCAGACAGTATGATGTGA
- the LOC129787149 gene encoding zinc finger protein 467-like isoform X2: MDVINFKESSDGSFCRLCFTREGIFRRIHNSADVEGLNSSSIIPQLVEKHLHVEIYEVSYQVCEECCQQLYTFEKFYSKVHRKNELFHSEPQHNVSNIKTEPLEDPLGDNSGDSVRNIEEKNPHNQDEENTDFLRIVKTESGVFLPQEETFVKRIKVEEESPDEDDSAAECSKEKRFVLPTEDSEGLPKSIKLENISKSIVENGRLIVKGKELKALVNNFYDLECKLCHEKNKYKSLWILFHHYSKVHKQKGYVVCCSKKMKTQNTALMHMARHLQPEAFKCDICGYLVARPEFLENHKKTHLPEEEKPFGCDQCSQRFCWQPALKMHKLTYHPKDDRKLFPCQQCERIFVRKDALKEHMANIHEQRVQPKVQCTECKKWLANKKYLKRHMAIHAVRYPSIIESSIRP; the protein is encoded by the exons ATGGacgtaataaattttaaagaatcttctGATGGATCATTTTGTCGTCTTTGCTTCACACGAGAAGGAATCTTCCGGAGAATCCACAACAGCGCTGATGTTGAAGGATTGAACAGCAGTAGCATCATCCCACAGCTTGTGGAGAAGCATCTACATGTTGAG ATCTACGAGGTTAGCTACCAAGTTTGTGAGGAATGTTGCCAGCAACTTTACACCTTCGAAAAGTTCTATTCAAAA gttcACAGAAAAAACGAATTATTTCATTCAGAACCTCAGCATAATGTAAGCAATATTAAGACTGAACCTCTGGAAGATCCTCTTGGGGATAATTCCGGGGATTCCGTTAGGAATATCGAAGAGAAAAATCCCCACAATCAGGACGAAGAGAATacagattttttaaggatagTTAAAACAGAATCAGGAGTATTTTTACCTCAGGAAGAAACCTTTGTCAAGAGAATAAAAGTTGAGGAAGAATCTCCTGATGAAGATGATTCTGCTGCTGAATGTTCAAAGGAAAAGAGATTTGTATTACCAACGGAAGATAGTGAGGGATTgccaaaatcaattaaattggaGAATATTTCCAAATCAATTGTTGAGAATGGTCGATTAATTGTTAAAGGAAAGGAACTCAAGGCGCTCGTTAATAATTTCTACGATCTCGAATGTAAACTCTGCCACGAAAAGAACAAATACAA gAGTCTCTGGATCCTCTTTCATCACTACTCAAAGGTTCACAAGCAGAAGGGTTACGTGGTGTGTTGCTCAAAGAAGATGAAGACTCAGAATACAGCCCTTATGCACATGGCACGGCATCTACAACCTGAAGCATTCAAGTGCGACATCTGTGGCTACCTCGTGGCACGCCCTGAATTCCTGGAGAACCACAAAAAGACTCATCTACCCGAGGAGGAGAAACCCTTTGGGTGTGATCAGTGTTCACAGCGTTTCTGCTGGCAACCCGCCCTGAAGATGCACAAATTGACGTACCACCCAAAGGATGACCGGAAGCTCTTCCCCTGCCAGCAATGTGAGAGGATTTTCGTCCGGAAAGACGCTCTCAAGGAGCACATGGCCAACATTCACGAACAACGAGTGCAGCCCAAAGTACAATGCACCGAGTGCAAGAAGTGGTTGGCAAATAAAAAGTACCTCAAGCGACACATGGCCATTCACGCTGTACGCTACCCAAGTATCATAGAGAGTTCCATCCGCCCGTGA